The genomic region TGCGCCGTGCACTAATTTAACTTTGGACGATGCGACCTTAAAATGTTTTGCCAATAATTTAATAGCCGCCGCGTTGGCTCGACCTTCAATTGCTGGAGCTTTGACATAAACCGTCAATGTGTCGTCGTCATTTTTCACAACTTCCTCACGATGGCGAGAGTTTGGTTTAATGTGTACGGAGATTTTCATAATTAAGACAATTCTTATTTCTGTAACTTATTAATTGTTCTCTCTATGATTATCACTAGATGGTTCAAGCTTTAATAGTTGAGATAGGTCTCCCGTAAATATAGCCGAAATCTTACGAGAATCAACCTCAACCGTAACCAATCTTACCCCCGTAAAATCGCTAGATATACCGAAATTACTTCTAATATATTCGTCATCGTCAATTTTAATATTCTCAATAACTTTTATTTTTGGATTAATTAACCCATTAGCTTCTAGCGTCTTTAGTATTTTATACGGCACCATAATTTTTCCATTCTCATATTCTAAACGCCCCATAGCTGAAGCAAGCAGTAAAGAAAAAGTAGCAAAGATACTTAAGAAAAATACTG from Candidatus Nanosynbacter sp. HMT-352 harbors:
- a CDS encoding DUF167 domain-containing protein; this encodes MKISVHIKPNSRHREEVVKNDDDTLTVYVKAPAIEGRANAAAIKLLAKHFKVASSKVKLVHGATSKYKIFEID